In Acidobacteriota bacterium, one genomic interval encodes:
- a CDS encoding response regulator transcription factor yields the protein MQQLQSHDSVPARWKPGPPAPTRVLVVEDEHDIAALIKHTLERAGDTRVDIVATGDEAVRAVTDEPPHLVILDLNLPVLSGFEVCRILRSRPVSAEVPIIMLTARTSELDRVSGLDLGADDYVTKPFSIRELAARVRAVLRRRGQAAGTDTVSVYRGRHLVADFDAVSIAVDGRSVRLTRREFELLRCLVENRNRVLSRDRLLERVWGYDRLIETRSVDVHIGRLRAKLGPAGDQIETVVGLGYRFVE from the coding sequence GTGCAACAGCTCCAGTCACACGACTCCGTCCCTGCCCGATGGAAGCCGGGGCCGCCCGCGCCGACCCGCGTGCTCGTCGTCGAAGACGAGCACGACATCGCGGCCCTCATCAAGCACACGCTCGAGCGCGCGGGCGACACCCGCGTCGACATCGTCGCCACGGGCGACGAGGCCGTGCGGGCCGTGACCGACGAGCCGCCCCACCTCGTCATCCTCGACCTCAACCTGCCGGTCCTGAGCGGCTTCGAAGTCTGTCGCATCCTCCGCTCGCGGCCGGTCAGCGCCGAGGTGCCGATCATCATGCTGACGGCCCGGACGAGCGAACTCGATCGCGTGTCGGGCCTCGATCTGGGAGCCGACGACTACGTCACCAAGCCGTTCAGCATCCGCGAGCTGGCGGCGCGCGTCCGCGCCGTCCTGCGCCGCCGCGGGCAGGCGGCCGGCACCGACACGGTCTCGGTGTACCGGGGCCGGCACCTCGTGGCCGACTTCGACGCGGTCTCGATCGCGGTCGACGGCCGGTCGGTCCGGCTGACGCGCCGCGAGTTCGAGCTGCTGCGGTGCCTCGTCGAGAACCGCAACCGCGTCCTGTCTCGAGACCGGCTGCTCGAGCGGGTGTGGGGCTACGACCGGCTGATCGAGACGCGCTCGGTGGACGTGCACATCGGGCGGCTGCGAGCCAAGCTCGGGCCGGCCGGCGATCAGATCGAGACGGTCGTCGGCCTGGGGTACCGCTTCGTCGAGTGA